Proteins encoded in a region of the Streptomyces sp. NBC_00258 genome:
- a CDS encoding uracil-DNA glycosylase, translating into MTDTAMLPESWRGVLGEELQKPYFKELTEFVEEEREKGPVYPPREEVFAALDATPYESVKVLVLGQDPYHGEGQGHGLCFSVRPGVKTPPSLRNIYKEMQAELGTPIPDNGYLMPWAEQGVLLLNAVLTVRSGEANSHKGKGWEKFTDAVIRAVADRPDPAVFVLWGNYAQKKLPLIDEERHIVVKGAHPSPLSAKKFFGSHPFTQINEAVAKQGHEPIDWRIPDLG; encoded by the coding sequence GTGACCGACACCGCCATGCTGCCCGAGTCCTGGCGCGGCGTCCTGGGCGAAGAGCTCCAGAAGCCCTACTTCAAGGAGCTCACCGAGTTCGTCGAGGAGGAGCGCGAGAAGGGTCCCGTCTACCCTCCGCGCGAGGAGGTCTTCGCCGCACTCGACGCGACGCCGTACGAGAGCGTGAAGGTGCTCGTCCTCGGCCAGGACCCGTACCACGGCGAGGGCCAGGGCCACGGCCTGTGCTTCTCGGTCCGTCCGGGTGTGAAGACCCCGCCCTCGCTGCGCAACATCTACAAGGAGATGCAGGCGGAGCTGGGCACGCCGATCCCCGACAACGGCTATCTGATGCCGTGGGCCGAGCAGGGTGTCCTGCTGCTCAACGCGGTGCTGACGGTCCGCTCCGGTGAGGCCAACTCGCACAAGGGGAAGGGCTGGGAGAAGTTCACGGACGCGGTGATCCGGGCCGTGGCAGACCGGCCCGACCCGGCGGTCTTCGTCCTGTGGGGCAACTACGCGCAGAAGAAGCTCCCGCTCATCGACGAGGAGCGGCACATCGTGGTGAAGGGCGCGCACCCCTCGCCGCTGTCCGCGAAGAAGTTCTTCGGCTCGCACCCGTTTACGCAGATCAACGAGGCCGTCGCCAAGCAGGGCCACGAGCCGATCGACTGGCGGATCCCCGACCTGGGCTGA
- a CDS encoding DinB family protein, with product MTIERNEPAIDAGERAMLEGWLDYHRETLAWKCQDLDDAQLRTASVPPSELSLLGLVRHMAEVERSWFRKVLAGDDPGPIYYSDEDRDGEFHLTEEDTWEEAYGTWQREIGVARQNAARFTLDDLSEGRSRYSDKPFNLRWIYTHMIEEYARHNGHADLVRERIDGVTGD from the coding sequence ATGACCATTGAACGCAACGAACCCGCGATCGACGCCGGCGAACGAGCCATGCTGGAGGGCTGGCTCGACTACCACCGCGAAACCCTCGCGTGGAAGTGCCAGGACCTGGACGACGCCCAGCTCAGGACCGCCTCGGTGCCGCCGTCCGAACTCTCCCTGCTCGGGCTCGTCCGGCACATGGCGGAGGTCGAGCGCAGTTGGTTCCGCAAGGTGCTCGCGGGCGACGACCCCGGGCCGATCTACTACAGCGACGAGGACCGCGACGGCGAGTTCCACCTCACCGAGGAGGACACCTGGGAGGAGGCGTACGGCACCTGGCAGCGGGAGATCGGGGTCGCCCGGCAGAACGCGGCCCGCTTCACGCTCGACGACCTGTCCGAAGGCAGAAGCAGGTACTCCGACAAGCCCTTCAACCTGCGGTGGATATACACCCACATGATCGAGGAGTACGCGCGCCACAACGGTCACGCCGACCTTGTCCGCGAGCGGATCGACGGGGTCACGGGCGACTGA